One window from the genome of Terriglobales bacterium encodes:
- a CDS encoding anhydro-N-acetylmuramic acid kinase → MIVAGVMSGTSADGINVAFVRCRGRGLHTRFALLAHEQYSYTPALRKKILSLMNAASAHVADLARLNFLLGELYAEAILKARRTNRIPKLDLVGCHGQTLYHQSKPALFLNHPIACTWQTGEAAVVAARVGAPVVSDFRPADMAAGGKGAPLVPFLDYLLFRHPRRGRILQNLGGIGNLTAIPAGAKAEQVIAFDTGPGNMVIDAVTQQLFGQPFDRNGKIAAQGRVLETIVNQALRGSFFQQEPPRTAGREQFGRQFAQQFMHWCKKNRKASVRKVDIVATATALTAASIQHALQRYVMRPNSFQEFIVSGGGAKNRTLMHMIQERLSPLKLKLKPSDDFGIPSEAKEAIAFALLAYQTWHRQPGNIPSATGAKRAAILGKISFP, encoded by the coding sequence ATGATTGTTGCCGGAGTGATGAGCGGGACCTCTGCCGATGGCATCAATGTAGCGTTTGTGCGCTGTCGCGGACGCGGCCTGCACACACGTTTTGCCCTGCTGGCGCATGAGCAATATTCCTATACACCTGCTCTTCGCAAAAAAATCCTGAGTTTGATGAATGCGGCTTCGGCCCACGTAGCCGATCTCGCCCGCCTGAATTTCCTTCTGGGCGAGCTTTATGCCGAAGCCATTCTCAAGGCCAGGCGTACCAACCGCATTCCCAAATTAGACCTCGTCGGATGCCACGGACAGACGCTCTATCACCAAAGCAAACCAGCATTGTTTCTGAACCATCCTATTGCCTGTACCTGGCAAACCGGTGAAGCCGCGGTCGTGGCGGCTCGCGTGGGAGCGCCGGTCGTTTCTGATTTTCGTCCGGCTGATATGGCCGCTGGAGGCAAGGGCGCGCCCCTAGTTCCCTTTTTGGACTACCTGCTCTTCCGTCATCCCCGTCGCGGACGTATCCTGCAAAACCTGGGCGGCATTGGCAATCTGACTGCTATTCCAGCAGGCGCCAAAGCCGAACAGGTAATCGCCTTCGATACCGGCCCGGGCAACATGGTGATTGATGCTGTCACCCAACAACTCTTCGGCCAGCCCTTCGATCGCAATGGCAAAATTGCTGCACAAGGCAGGGTTCTCGAAACCATAGTCAATCAAGCACTGCGTGGCAGCTTTTTCCAGCAAGAACCGCCGCGCACCGCTGGACGCGAACAGTTCGGACGCCAGTTTGCACAGCAGTTTATGCATTGGTGTAAGAAAAATAGAAAAGCCAGTGTAAGAAAAGTAGATATCGTAGCCACAGCAACTGCCCTAACCGCCGCTTCCATTCAACACGCCTTGCAGCGTTACGTGATGCGCCCTAATTCTTTTCAGGAGTTTATTGTCTCCGGCGGAGGAGCAAAAAACCGCACACTCATGCACATGATTCAAGAACGGCTGTCGCCGCTGAAACTCAAACTTAAACCTTCGGATGACTTCGGCATCCCCTCCGAGGCCAAAGAGGCCATCGCCTTCGCGCTGCTCGCCTATCAGACCTGGCACCGCCAGCCGGGAAATATTCCTTCTGCCACCGGGGCCAAACGGGCAGCAATTCTGGGGAAGATTTCGTTTCCATAG